TTATTATTTGAATTTGGGTACAGATCTTTTGATTCTAAATATTTACTTGAACTCAAAGTTTTTTCAGAGTTGTCAATAATTTTACTAGAATCTTGAGCAATCAAAAATGTGTGAACTGATATAAAAAGGATTATTGAAGATATTTTATTCATTGTGTTTATTTGTATTTTAAAATTAATTTTGAATTTACTGACATCACCAATCTTTATACATATAAATAGAGAATAATTTAGCTAAATGTTTATCTCATTGAATTGGCGTTTTTATTAACGTCTGCTAAATATCAAGCAATTAATTTTGGCGGAGGAATTAATATATCATTATAAATTTTGGAGGGAAAAATTCCTTTGTAAGATGAAAGATATTCAATCAATGTTCTTAGAGAAATTTTGATACAAAGGCTTTCAAGAGGTAATGAATCTATATTAACTAATACAAATAAATTGTTTTTTTTTTGATTGCATGACTTACCATTACCAGTATTTTCGTCATTTGAATTTTTAAAAGTAGTGTTTAAAATTGTTTCTTTTTTATCTAAGTAACAAACCAAACATACTTTACCATTATTGTTTTCAACTTTAACTATATCATACAAATTTCCTTTGTAACTAATTTCGTCTTTTTCTTTGTATGATATTTCATTAATTGAAACTGAATTTAAATCGATTTTGACTAAATGTTTCCCTTCCATTTTGGAAATTATTATTTTTACATCTTTCCTTATTAAATCCCTTGAGATTATAAACACAAGTGAGTATCCAATTGTTTGAAACAATATGGTTAATAAAAGAAATATGGAAATAGTTTTTTTCACACTTTTGGTAAACGGAAGTACTTTTACAAAACTAAGAATTAGTTTTATCAATTAAAAAATATGTTCTCATCAAACCTTTACCCTTAATATCGATTTCTCCTCTAGATTCAAAATTAGTTACATTAAATTTATCTGAATTCAATAATTCATTATAAAAATCCTCACTTATATGTACTTTGCCAATCTCACCATGGCTTTCCATTCTACTTGCAGTGTTAACAGAATCACCCCATAAATCATATAAGAATTTTTTCTCTCCAATAACTCCTGCAATCATACCTCCACAATGCAAACCAATTCTAACTTGAATTTGACCTATTTTTTTTATCCATTCATTATTACCTAAATTTTCAGGAACTTTGATTTCAAGATTTTTTATAGAATCAATTATTGATAATGCTGCACAAGAAATCCTATAAGCATGATCTGCTTGAAATTCTGGTGCCCCAGCAACTGCCATATATGCATCCCCAATCGTTTTCACTTTTTCTATTCCATATTCTTCCATTATTGAATCACATTTTGTAAAAATAGAATTTAAGATAAATACTAATTGATCTGCATTTACTAAAGTAGATAAATTGGTAAAATTCACTATATCCATAAACATCACCGAAGCAATTTCTATGTTATCAGCAATTGGGTTTTCTCCATTAATTAATCGTTCAGTAATTGTTAATGGCAAAATATTATTAAGTATTTTCTCTTGTTCTTGAAACCTTACAATCTTAACAATTCTATCTCTTTCAGCTTCTTCAACTTTTCGATTATACTCTAATAGTTGAGCTTGTTTGGAGGATTTATCATTTATAACTTCTTCTTTTAAATCATGGAATTTAATATGATGTTCATATGCTTGTTTAAAATCATTTACTTTGGAGTATGCAATTGAAAGCTCTCTATGAGCTTCATACTGAATTGGTTTTAAACTTAATTCATAAGAAATATTACAACCTTCCAATAGAGTTTTTATACCTATTTCAAACTCTTTTTTTTCAATTGAAATAGAACCTAACGCTATCAAAATTTCTGGTATGCCTTGGTTTGTTTTTAATTCATCTCTTAAAATTTCCAAAGCTATTTCCAAATTCTTTAATGAATCCTTATCTCTTTTTAATTTGTGTAAAGTTTCACCAATATATAAATAACATTTACCAATAAGTAGCCGATCATTAATTTCTTTCCCTAGAGTTAATCCTTTTTCATAATAATTTAAAGCAACTAAAAAGTTATCTTTTAAATAATGTGATTTGCCAATACAAGAATATAAATCGGCAATATAATTTTTATTGTTAAGTTTAATTGATTCGCTTAAAGAAATTTCATAGCATTCAAGCCCTTTATCAACTTCACCTACAGATGTTAAGATGTTCCCAATGTTGCAATTCAACCTAGCTATTCCTTCAATGTTAACTAATGAAACTTCTAATTTTAAAGCTGCTTGATAATATTTAAAAGATTTAATAAAATCACCAATACTCCAATATAACACACCGATATTTGCAGAAATTCTGGCAACATCAATATCATTTTGAAATTTTTCCCTAATAATTAATGCCTCTTTAAACTCATTAATTCCCAAGTTGTATTCTCCTAAACTCCAATATACACTACCTATATTTTCATGTGTCTGAGCAATTTCAATCTGATTCTCAAGTTCTTTAGCTAAGGAATGGGCTTGTTTAAAATGCTCCAATGCTTTTGAATACTCTCCTAAAATCAAATAAACGCTTCCAATGCTTCCAAATGCAATTGTTAATTGCTTTTTATTTGACAACTTTTCATATATATCTTTAACTAGAATGTAAGTTTCTAAAGCTTTGTTGTTATCACCCAAACTCAAATAAACTCCACCAATATTATAGGTAACCTTCGCAACATCATTATGAGACTCTAGTTCAATCCACATTGAGCTAGATAATTGATAATTTTTTAGAGCATTAGTATAGTCTCCTAGTACATCATATAAATTTCCAATATTTCCGACAACTTCAGCAATTCCATTCTTATCTTCTAAAAATTCAAACAATAAATGTGCATTTTCAAAATGAATTTTTGAAAGATCATAATTCCCCAAATTAAAATGAGCAACTCCAATTAACCTATTCGACAATGCTTTTGCTGAGTCATTTAACAATTCTTCTGAAAGCTCTAAACATACCTCTGCAATTTCTAACGATTTTGTAGGGTCTTCATACTTTAATTTCGAAGCAAGTTCTAACAACTCAGTTAGTAATTCACTTTCTGATTCATTAATTTTGCCATTAAAATATATTTCTGATAGTTCTTTAATATTAATCATATAAGGATAAAACAGGTTTTAATTCCTGATATCTTCAATTTATTAACCTTAATGTAGAGTTTTATTTTTTAGTTACTCTATTTAATAAATCTGCAAGAATTCCTGTTGTAGTTCTTCTTTCATATTTATTAATAATTTCCATTTTTGGATTTATTATACTTCCACCATTTTGATGAGCATTATAAAATATTAGAAATGAATCTGCAATTCCATCTAAATTCGATTGATGCGCAACATAACCACTATTTGTCTCTTTTATCAAATCTGCAATTGCACTTTTTTCCGGTGCTATAGCTAAAACTCCTTTTCCACTTCCAATATATTCATATACTTTGCCTGGGACAATTTCATTGCTATCATCACTTTCATCAACAATTAAAAGCAATGCATCGCTAAGTAATAACTGTTTAGTTAGTTCATTATGTTGCATATAACCTATAACTTCAATACAATTTCGAATATCTGTAGATTTAAACATTTCCAAAACTTCATCACCAAAGCGACCAATAAACCTAAGTCTAATTTTCGTAATATCAATTTCTTTTCTATAATGCAACTTTTCCAATGCCTTAAAAAATGCAGCTGGATTTCTTCTTCCATACATAGATCCTGCATATGTAATAGTAAATCTAAAGTCTGTTCTTTCAGATTCATTTACATTTGGATAATCATTACTATCGAATCCATTTGGCAAATGATGAAATTTGTCTTTGTTTAATTCTGGATATTTTGTGATTGCATCCTTCATAATTCCAAGCCAAGCCACTTCAATTGCATCTGATTCTTCAAAAACTGCTTTTTCCAATTTACTATCAATTTTAGCAGGTAGCCACCATCTTTTTGGAGTAGTCAAAAACCCTGTCCATGGATCCCTAAAACCAGCTATCCATGGTAAACCACTTTTTCGCTTTAAAGTTCTTGCAATTACAGAACAAGTATAAGGAGGTGAAGAACTATATATTGCTGAAATACCCTCATTTTTTATTAATTTTAATCCTGCATCAACTGCTGCTTTATGCCAACCAATTCTTGCATCTGGAATAAAAAATGTTGCCCTTATAAACTCAGAAATTCTTTCAGTAAAGGAGATTTTAGCTCCATCTTTCCTTAATGTATTAACATCAATTGCTGTATTTTTTGATTTACCTGTTAACTTTCTATACAAATCGTAAGGTTCAAAAATTTCTGTTCTTACAACATTTACACCTTCTGGAATTTCTTTAATAAGACTTTCATCAATTGCTGGGAAATTGCCATTTTTTACTGTCAATATAATTGGTTCCCACCCAAACTCCCTCAAATACCGTGTGTATTTCAAAACTCTCTGAACTCCTGGTCCTCCTGAAGGGGGAAAATAATATGCTACTATAAGTACTTTTTTCATTTTTAAATATTAAGATCTGAACATACTTTATTTTTTATTCAAAGACAAGATTAGTAATTCTATCGAATTTAAATCATTATATTGATTTTTTTTTAAAAACAAAAATACTCAATATGATTTGAGTACAATTTTAACTTTATAAAATAAATCTTTATGTAAGTTTATAGTTAACTTTGGGGTCTTCAATATACTTAATAAAAATTAGTAGAGTATCCTTTGTTAACTTTCAATTTGTATTATTTTATTTTATCACATATAAGTTTAACTATTTATGAAAAATTTCAAAAGCCTTTTTTTAATTATCATCCCGATATTATTTTTAATATCAGCTTGCCAAAAAGATCCTGTAACAAGTACAACTAATTCAAATATTTCAGATTTTTCTGGGATAATAAACGATGAACAAGGGCACATTGTACCATTAGCAATTGTATCAGCTAAGGATGGTGCAAAGAATATTGTCGCAATTGATACTGCGAATGATGTTGGAGAGTTTCTTTTAAAGAATATTCCATCTGATTTATCTACAATAAGCATTGACATATTACATGATGAATTTTTGCCTGCAACATTTTCTGCAAAAGAATTAGTGTCTTCAGCTGGTGAAAAAAGAAATGGGATTTTATTATCTTTAACTCACGTTGATAGTTGTTGTGCTTATGTTCGAGTTTCTGTAAGTGATGAAGTTACTAAGAATATGATTGAGGGAGCAGAAGTAAGATTGTTCAATAAGGGGAAAGGTGACCGTCCTGTTACTACTGTTAAAACTGATGCATCTGGAAAAGTCATTTTTGAGAATATCTGCAAAGGTATATATTCAATTAGAATCTCAAAAGAAGGATATAAGGTTGATGAAAGACCTCTAATTGTAAATTTTTGTGATTCAACAATAATTGATTCAAGGCTGAAAGTTTCTGATGATAAAGGGGGTGAGAAAAAAGATTCAGGCTGCTGTAATGGAGTTTTAATTGTTATTCCAGTTGACGAATTTAATATGCCAATTGTTGATGCTGATGTTTCTTTAGCATCTCGTAAAATGAAATCATTAAAGACTACACTTGAAGGAGTAAAATATACTGGTCTATGCGAAGGTAAAGATATTGTTATGATTTCGAAAGAAGGATATGGAGTAATTGAATTTGCATTTGAAATGAAGTGTAATGGTGAAATGAAAGAAACTCCTATGATGAAGAAAAAATCTGATGATGTAAATAATGATAGTTGTTGTAAAGGTGCTCTGTTAGTTACTGTCATAGATCCAACTGATAAAATGATTGTTGGAGTTGAAGTTAAATTAACAAGACCAAACGGTAAGGTTGATGTCTCAAAAACTTCCGATGCAGGTGGCGCTAGCTTCTCAAACCTTTGCCCTGGAAAACATGGAATTAGAATTGCAAGAGAAGGGTTTGATGTTGTTGAACAAGTTTTTGACCAAAAATGTAATGAGACTAAGCTAATTCGTATTTCATTAGGAAAGAAAATTACTACAGACGATTCTTGTTGTAACGGGAAAGTTAATTTGTATTTGAATAACCAAGATGGAAAGCCTGTTGTTGGTGCTGCAATCAAATTGCAAAGACCAAATGGCTCAACAATTGTTGCAAATTCTAATGATATTGGAGTTGCTACTTTTAGCAAATTATGTGCTGGTGCATATTTATTCTGGACTGGAAAAGATGGCTATAAAAATATAGAAGGTAGATTTTCTTTGGAGTGCAATGCCACAATTGATATGAAATATAATTTAACAAAAGTAATAACTGGAACTGATAGTTGTTGTAATGGTCAAGTTAATTTTAGCTTTAAAGATGAAGCACTTTCTAGTAGTAAAATTGTTAGTGGAAAAGTTAGCCTATATAAAGATGGAAAACTATTAACTTTTGGGACTTTAGTAAATGGTAAAATTGGTTTTGAAAAATTATGTAGTGGTGTTTATTCATATGGATTTGCTTCAGAATTATATAAAGGTCTTGAAGGTAAGTTTGTTCTAGAATGTAATGCAACTTTTGTTATAGAAGTTAAGGCATCACAAAATATTAACCCTCCGAATAATGATTCATGTTGTAATGGCAAAGCCTATTTCAGTATTCTTGATGCTAATGGATCTAAAATTGGTTTGAATGGAAAAGGTATATTGTATCTGGGTGGGAAAGTAATTGCTACTACCCCAATTAATGCTGGTAAATTGGTTTTCGAAAAGCTTTGTCCTGGCAAATATGGTGTTAGTTTTAATATTGAAGGTTATAAAACTATTGAAACTGAATTTGCATTAGAATGTAATAAAGTTTATGAGAATTCAATGAAAATTCAAAAAAATATTACAGATAAACCAGACAGTTGCAATACTGCTAAACTTGCTCTAAGAGTTAAAGATGCAAATACAAAAGATGGTGGTTGGCTTGAAGGAGTTGAAGTAATTGTTTATCAAAATGGAATGAATCAAATTGCAAAAGGGAACACAAATGGTGAAGGTTACTTTAAATTAGAAAATCTAATTGCACCAATGACTTATGTTGCCACTTTTTCGAAAGATGGTTTTCAAATGAATAAAATTGCT
Above is a window of Chlorobiota bacterium DNA encoding:
- a CDS encoding carboxypeptidase regulatory-like domain-containing protein, which translates into the protein MKNFKSLFLIIIPILFLISACQKDPVTSTTNSNISDFSGIINDEQGHIVPLAIVSAKDGAKNIVAIDTANDVGEFLLKNIPSDLSTISIDILHDEFLPATFSAKELVSSAGEKRNGILLSLTHVDSCCAYVRVSVSDEVTKNMIEGAEVRLFNKGKGDRPVTTVKTDASGKVIFENICKGIYSIRISKEGYKVDERPLIVNFCDSTIIDSRLKVSDDKGGEKKDSGCCNGVLIVIPVDEFNMPIVDADVSLASRKMKSLKTTLEGVKYTGLCEGKDIVMISKEGYGVIEFAFEMKCNGEMKETPMMKKKSDDVNNDSCCKGALLVTVIDPTDKMIVGVEVKLTRPNGKVDVSKTSDAGGASFSNLCPGKHGIRIAREGFDVVEQVFDQKCNETKLIRISLGKKITTDDSCCNGKVNLYLNNQDGKPVVGAAIKLQRPNGSTIVANSNDIGVATFSKLCAGAYLFWTGKDGYKNIEGRFSLECNATIDMKYNLTKVITGTDSCCNGQVNFSFKDEALSSSKIVSGKVSLYKDGKLLTFGTLVNGKIGFEKLCSGVYSYGFASELYKGLEGKFVLECNATFVIEVKASQNINPPNNDSCCNGKAYFSILDANGSKIGLNGKGILYLGGKVIATTPINAGKLVFEKLCPGKYGVSFNIEGYKTIETEFALECNKVYENSMKIQKNITDKPDSCNTAKLALRVKDANTKDGGWLEGVEVIVYQNGMNQIAKGNTNGEGYFKLENLIAPMTYVATFSKDGFQMNKIAVSFTECNTIYQVVDLSK
- a CDS encoding tetratricopeptide repeat protein, whose protein sequence is MINIKELSEIYFNGKINESESELLTELLELASKLKYEDPTKSLEIAEVCLELSEELLNDSAKALSNRLIGVAHFNLGNYDLSKIHFENAHLLFEFLEDKNGIAEVVGNIGNLYDVLGDYTNALKNYQLSSSMWIELESHNDVAKVTYNIGGVYLSLGDNNKALETYILVKDIYEKLSNKKQLTIAFGSIGSVYLILGEYSKALEHFKQAHSLAKELENQIEIAQTHENIGSVYWSLGEYNLGINEFKEALIIREKFQNDIDVARISANIGVLYWSIGDFIKSFKYYQAALKLEVSLVNIEGIARLNCNIGNILTSVGEVDKGLECYEISLSESIKLNNKNYIADLYSCIGKSHYLKDNFLVALNYYEKGLTLGKEINDRLLIGKCYLYIGETLHKLKRDKDSLKNLEIALEILRDELKTNQGIPEILIALGSISIEKKEFEIGIKTLLEGCNISYELSLKPIQYEAHRELSIAYSKVNDFKQAYEHHIKFHDLKEEVINDKSSKQAQLLEYNRKVEEAERDRIVKIVRFQEQEKILNNILPLTITERLINGENPIADNIEIASVMFMDIVNFTNLSTLVNADQLVFILNSIFTKCDSIMEEYGIEKVKTIGDAYMAVAGAPEFQADHAYRISCAALSIIDSIKNLEIKVPENLGNNEWIKKIGQIQVRIGLHCGGMIAGVIGEKKFLYDLWGDSVNTASRMESHGEIGKVHISEDFYNELLNSDKFNVTNFESRGEIDIKGKGLMRTYFLIDKTNS